In one Pseudomonas sp. SCA2728.1_7 genomic region, the following are encoded:
- a CDS encoding urate hydroxylase PuuD: protein MEAHLLEWLNLSVRWVHMITGVAWIGASFYFVWLENNLNRVNPKTGLAGDLWAIHGGGIYHLEKYKLAPPAMPENLHWFKWEAYFTWMSGIALLCVVFYSNPTLYLLAPGSTLSGPEGVAIGIGSLFIGWFIYSFLCDSALGKRPALLGFILFVLIIGAAYGFSKVFSGRGAYLHVGAIIGTIMVGNVFRIIMPAQRALVAAIAENRTPDPALPAKGLLRSRHNNYFTLPVLFIMISNHFPSTYGSQYNWLILAGIAVLAVLVRHYFNTRHDSHKFAWTLPVAAVGMISLAYVTGPMPMSTAPEVAKAPAKIEYQPLPETALGGGAKPAEAAPAAPAEPAAPAQASNAGPGFDKVHTVIQERCAVCHSAKPTSPLFSAAPAGVMLDTPEQIRQNAARIQAQAITTQIMPLGNITQMTQQERDLIGAWIAQGAQTN, encoded by the coding sequence GTGGAAGCACATCTGTTGGAATGGCTGAACCTGAGCGTGCGCTGGGTTCACATGATTACTGGCGTGGCCTGGATCGGCGCGTCGTTCTACTTCGTCTGGCTGGAGAACAACCTCAACCGCGTCAACCCGAAAACCGGCCTGGCCGGTGACCTGTGGGCGATCCACGGTGGCGGTATCTATCACCTCGAAAAATACAAACTGGCCCCACCGGCGATGCCGGAGAACCTGCACTGGTTCAAATGGGAAGCCTACTTCACCTGGATGTCGGGTATCGCGCTGCTGTGCGTGGTGTTCTACTCCAATCCAACGCTCTACCTGCTGGCTCCGGGCAGCACCCTGAGCGGCCCTGAAGGCGTGGCCATCGGTATCGGCTCGCTGTTTATCGGCTGGTTCATCTACTCCTTCCTGTGCGACTCGGCCTTGGGCAAACGCCCTGCTCTGCTTGGTTTCATTCTGTTTGTGCTGATCATCGGCGCGGCGTATGGCTTCAGCAAAGTGTTCAGCGGTCGTGGTGCATACCTGCACGTCGGCGCGATCATCGGCACCATCATGGTCGGTAACGTGTTCCGCATCATCATGCCGGCGCAACGCGCACTGGTCGCGGCGATTGCCGAGAACCGTACGCCGGACCCGGCGCTGCCAGCCAAAGGCTTGCTGCGTTCGCGTCACAACAACTACTTCACCCTGCCGGTGCTGTTCATCATGATCAGCAACCACTTCCCGAGCACGTATGGCAGCCAGTACAACTGGTTGATCCTCGCCGGGATCGCGGTATTGGCGGTGTTGGTGCGTCACTACTTCAACACCCGTCACGACAGCCACAAGTTTGCCTGGACCCTGCCAGTGGCAGCGGTGGGCATGATCAGTCTGGCGTACGTCACCGGCCCGATGCCGATGTCGACCGCGCCGGAAGTGGCCAAGGCACCAGCGAAAATCGAGTACCAACCGCTGCCGGAAACGGCACTGGGCGGTGGCGCGAAACCGGCTGAAGCGGCACCGGCAGCCCCTGCTGAACCTGCTGCACCAGCACAAGCCTCCAACGCAGGTCCTGGTTTTGACAAAGTCCACACCGTGATCCAGGAACGCTGCGCGGTTTGCCACTCGGCCAAACCAACCAGTCCGTTGTTCAGCGCAGCTCCGGCGGGTGTGATGCTCGACACCCCTGAGCAGATCCGTCAGAACGCGGCGCGCATCCAGGCGCAAGCCATCACCACGCAGATCATGCCACTGGGCAACATCACTCAGATGACCCAGCAGGAACGTGACCTGATCGGTGCATGGATCGCCCAGGGAGCACAGACCAACTAA
- the minE gene encoding cell division topological specificity factor MinE, with amino-acid sequence MNLFDFFRANKKPSTASVAKERLQIIVAHERGQRSTPDYLPALQKELVDVIRKYVNIGNDDVHVALESQGSCSILELNITLPDR; translated from the coding sequence ATGAACCTTTTTGACTTCTTTCGTGCCAACAAAAAGCCAAGTACCGCCTCGGTAGCGAAAGAGCGTCTACAGATCATCGTGGCGCATGAGCGCGGCCAGCGCAGCACGCCGGATTACCTGCCAGCCTTGCAGAAGGAACTGGTCGACGTGATCCGCAAGTACGTCAACATCGGCAACGACGACGTACATGTTGCACTGGAAAGCCAGGGCAGTTGCTCGATTCTGGAACTCAACATCACCCTGCCTGATCGCTGA
- the minC gene encoding septum site-determining protein MinC → MSQTEPLDQDPVFQLKGSMLAITVLELARNDLESLDRQLAAKVAQAPNFFSNAPLVLALDKLPPSEGAVDLPGLMRVCRQHGLRTLAIRASRIEDIAAAIAIDIPVLPPSGARERPLETPEAEVKKKPEKPPEPTVKPTRVITTPVRGGQQIYAQGGDLVVVSSVSPGAELLADGNIHVYGPMRGRALAGVKGDTKARIFCQQLSAELISIAGHYKVSEDLRRDPMWGSGVQVSLSGDVLNIIRL, encoded by the coding sequence ATGAGCCAAACCGAACCGTTAGACCAAGATCCCGTATTCCAGCTCAAGGGCAGCATGCTGGCCATTACTGTGCTGGAACTGGCCCGTAACGACCTCGAAAGCCTCGATCGGCAATTGGCCGCCAAAGTCGCCCAGGCGCCGAACTTCTTCAGCAACGCGCCGCTGGTTCTGGCGCTGGACAAACTGCCGCCGAGCGAAGGCGCCGTCGATCTGCCGGGCCTGATGCGCGTCTGCCGCCAACATGGCCTGCGCACTCTGGCGATTCGCGCCAGTCGCATCGAAGACATCGCCGCCGCCATCGCCATCGACATTCCGGTATTACCGCCATCGGGCGCCCGTGAACGGCCGCTGGAAACGCCAGAAGCCGAAGTCAAAAAGAAGCCGGAAAAACCGCCTGAGCCAACGGTCAAACCGACCCGCGTCATCACCACGCCAGTACGTGGTGGCCAACAGATATATGCCCAGGGTGGCGATCTGGTCGTGGTGTCCTCGGTCAGCCCGGGGGCGGAACTTCTCGCCGATGGCAACATCCATGTATACGGCCCGATGCGCGGTCGGGCGCTGGCCGGCGTGAAGGGTGACACCAAGGCACGGATTTTCTGTCAGCAATTGAGCGCTGAACTGATCTCCATCGCCGGTCATTACAAGGTTTCCGAAGATTTGCGTCGCGACCCTATGTGGGGCTCGGGCGTACAGGTCAGCCTGTCGGGCGACGTGTTGAACATCATTCGGCTTTAA
- a CDS encoding ureidoglycolate lyase — protein MRTLTIEPLSKEAFAPFGDVIETDGSDHFKINNGSTMRFHKLATVETAQPEDNAIISIFRADAQDMPLTVCMLERHPLGSQAFIPLLGNPFLIVVAPVGDEPVSGLVRAFVTNGRQGINYHRGVWHHPVLTIEKRDDFLVVDRSGTGNNCDEHFFKEDERLILAPHQ, from the coding sequence ATGCGCACACTAACGATTGAACCGCTGAGCAAAGAAGCCTTCGCCCCTTTCGGTGACGTGATCGAAACCGACGGCAGCGATCACTTCAAGATCAACAACGGTTCGACCATGCGCTTCCACAAACTGGCGACGGTCGAAACCGCTCAGCCGGAGGACAACGCGATCATCAGCATCTTCCGCGCCGACGCGCAGGACATGCCGCTGACCGTTTGCATGCTGGAACGCCATCCGCTGGGCAGCCAGGCTTTCATTCCGCTGCTCGGCAACCCCTTTCTGATCGTGGTCGCGCCCGTTGGCGATGAACCTGTATCAGGCTTGGTCCGCGCCTTCGTCACCAACGGCAGGCAGGGCATCAATTACCATCGCGGCGTTTGGCACCATCCGGTGCTGACGATCGAAAAGCGGGATGACTTCCTGGTGGTTGATCGCAGTGGCACAGGCAATAACTGCGATGAGCATTTTTTCAAAGAGGATGAGCGTTTGATCCTCGCCCCCCACCAATAA
- the alc gene encoding allantoicase, with protein MKAYAVPFEKFVNLADARLGTKIISVTDDWFADANRLFQPTPAVWKEGVFDDNGKWMDGWESRRKRFEGFDSAVIRLGVPGSIKGVDIDTSFFTGNFPPSASLEACFLASGEPDENTQWTEVLSAVELQGNSHHYHEISNDQAFSHLRFNIYPDGGVARLRVYGIPFRDWSAVGDNEQVDLAAALNGGRALACSDEHFGRMSNILNPGRGINMGDGWETARRRTPGNDWVIVALGHPGEIEKIVVDTLHFKGNYPDTCSIQGAFVKGGTDSQIETQSLFWRELLPSQKLEMHAEHTFVEQIKALGPITHIRLNVFPDGGVSRLRVLGKVAK; from the coding sequence ATGAAAGCTTACGCCGTACCTTTCGAAAAATTCGTCAACCTGGCCGATGCCCGTCTGGGCACCAAAATCATCTCGGTCACCGATGACTGGTTCGCAGACGCCAATCGTCTGTTCCAACCGACCCCGGCCGTATGGAAGGAGGGCGTGTTCGATGACAACGGCAAGTGGATGGACGGCTGGGAATCGCGCCGCAAGCGCTTCGAAGGCTTCGACAGCGCCGTGATCCGTCTGGGCGTACCGGGCTCGATCAAAGGCGTGGACATCGACACTTCATTCTTCACCGGCAACTTCCCGCCATCGGCCTCTCTGGAAGCGTGCTTCCTGGCGTCGGGCGAGCCTGATGAAAACACCCAGTGGACTGAAGTGCTGTCGGCCGTCGAGCTGCAGGGCAACAGCCACCACTACCACGAAATCAGCAACGACCAAGCGTTCAGCCACCTGCGCTTCAACATCTACCCGGACGGCGGTGTTGCCCGTCTGCGCGTGTACGGCATTCCGTTCCGCGACTGGTCGGCGGTTGGCGATAACGAGCAAGTCGATCTGGCAGCAGCCCTCAATGGTGGCCGCGCCCTCGCCTGCTCCGACGAACACTTCGGCCGCATGAGCAACATCCTCAACCCGGGTCGTGGCATCAACATGGGCGACGGCTGGGAAACTGCACGTCGTCGCACGCCAGGCAATGACTGGGTGATCGTCGCGCTGGGTCACCCGGGCGAGATCGAGAAGATCGTCGTCGACACCCTGCACTTCAAAGGCAACTACCCGGACACCTGCTCGATCCAGGGCGCGTTCGTCAAGGGCGGTACTGACAGCCAGATCGAAACCCAGTCGCTGTTCTGGCGTGAACTGCTGCCGAGCCAGAAGCTGGAAATGCACGCCGAGCACACCTTCGTCGAGCAGATCAAAGCGCTGGGCCCGATCACCCACATCCGCCTGAATGTGTTCCCGGATGGTGGTGTGAGCCGCCTGCGCGTTTTGGGCAAGGTCGCTAAATAA
- a CDS encoding lipid A biosynthesis lauroyl acyltransferase, protein MDRPRFRKAFLSPRFWPLWCGLGLLWLIVQLPYPALLTIGRVLGALMYRVAGDRRRIAKRNLELCFPEKSAAERKRLLKENFASTGIAFFEMAMSWWWSRERLAKLAHVEGLEHLQKAQREGKGVILMAAHFTTLEIGAALLGQQHTIDGMYREHKNPLFDYVQRQGRERHNLDSLAVERDDVRGMLKLLRSGRAIWYAPDQDYGAKQSIFVPLFGIQAATVTATTKFARLGKALVVPFTQERLADGSGYRLVIHPPLEDFPGETEEADCIRINQWVESALRACPEQYLWAHRRFKSRPPGEPKLYAKRR, encoded by the coding sequence ATGGATCGCCCGCGTTTTCGAAAAGCATTTTTATCGCCACGCTTCTGGCCGCTCTGGTGCGGTCTGGGGCTTTTATGGCTTATTGTGCAGCTGCCGTATCCGGCCTTGCTGACCATCGGTCGAGTTTTGGGCGCCTTGATGTACCGCGTGGCCGGCGACCGACGGCGCATCGCCAAGCGCAACCTTGAGCTGTGCTTCCCGGAAAAATCCGCTGCCGAGCGCAAACGTCTGCTCAAGGAGAACTTCGCCTCTACAGGCATCGCTTTCTTTGAAATGGCCATGAGCTGGTGGTGGTCGCGCGAGCGTCTCGCCAAGCTGGCCCACGTTGAAGGCCTGGAGCATTTGCAAAAGGCCCAGCGCGAAGGCAAAGGCGTGATCCTGATGGCCGCGCATTTCACCACGCTGGAAATCGGTGCAGCGCTGCTCGGCCAGCAGCACACCATCGACGGCATGTACCGCGAGCACAAGAATCCGTTGTTTGACTATGTTCAGCGTCAGGGGCGCGAGCGGCACAACCTCGATTCGCTGGCGGTGGAGCGTGACGACGTGCGCGGCATGCTCAAGTTGCTGCGTTCCGGTCGCGCGATCTGGTACGCACCGGACCAGGATTACGGCGCCAAGCAGAGCATCTTCGTGCCGCTGTTCGGTATCCAGGCAGCGACCGTGACGGCGACGACCAAATTTGCCCGTCTCGGCAAGGCATTGGTGGTGCCGTTCACGCAGGAACGTCTGGCCGATGGCAGCGGTTATCGCTTGGTGATTCATCCGCCGCTGGAAGATTTCCCCGGCGAAACCGAAGAAGCCGACTGCATCCGCATCAACCAGTGGGTCGAGAGCGCTTTGCGTGCCTGCCCCGAGCAATACCTGTGGGCGCACCGTCGCTTCAAGAGCCGCCCACCGGGCGAGCCGAAGTTGTACGCCAAGCGCCGCTGA
- the uraD gene encoding 2-oxo-4-hydroxy-4-carboxy-5-ureidoimidazoline decarboxylase produces MSRFQTLQPSSLSRDAFVKAFADIYEHSPWVAEKAYDLGADASIDEIETLHQRMSDILLSADHASQLALINAHPDLAGKAAVQGQLTEASTNEQAGAGIHQCTAEEFQRFTELNDAYKAKFKFPFIMAVKGSNRHQILAAFETRIHNSQDTEFKCALAEINKIALFRLLTL; encoded by the coding sequence ATGAGCCGCTTTCAAACCCTGCAACCGTCGAGCCTGAGCCGCGACGCTTTCGTCAAAGCCTTCGCTGACATCTACGAACATTCGCCATGGGTGGCCGAGAAGGCCTACGACCTCGGCGCGGACGCTTCGATCGATGAGATCGAAACCCTGCACCAACGCATGAGCGACATCCTGTTGAGCGCCGATCACGCCAGTCAACTGGCCCTGATCAACGCTCACCCGGACCTGGCCGGCAAAGCCGCCGTCCAGGGCCAACTGACCGAAGCCAGCACCAATGAACAGGCTGGCGCCGGTATTCACCAATGCACGGCCGAAGAGTTCCAGCGCTTCACCGAGCTGAACGACGCCTACAAAGCCAAGTTCAAGTTTCCCTTCATCATGGCGGTAAAAGGCAGCAACCGGCATCAGATCCTCGCGGCGTTCGAAACGCGCATTCACAATTCGCAAGACACCGAATTCAAATGCGCGCTGGCGGAGATCAACAAGATCGCCCTGTTCCGTTTACTGACCCTATAG
- a CDS encoding outer membrane protein OmpK, with the protein MKRMCTSLMLAGSMLAGGQAMAEGLLQWQNNSLTYLYGKDFQVNPRIQQTVTFEHADAWKYGDNFFFLDKIFYNGGKDFSNGPNTYYGEFSPRISLGKVLDQKIEFGPIKDVLVAMTYEFGEGDTESYLIGPGFDLAIPGFDYFQLNFYQRHTQGARAGDNVWQITPVWSYTIPVGKSDILIDGFMDWVTDNDSNSKGDYHANLHFNPQIKYDLGKALSFGEKQLYVGVEYDYWKDKYGIDDTGAFKTNQSTTSFLVKFHF; encoded by the coding sequence ATGAAACGTATGTGCACCAGCCTGATGCTCGCGGGATCGATGTTGGCCGGCGGCCAGGCCATGGCCGAGGGCCTGCTGCAGTGGCAGAACAACAGCCTGACCTACCTCTATGGCAAGGACTTTCAGGTCAACCCGCGCATCCAGCAGACCGTCACCTTCGAGCACGCCGATGCGTGGAAGTATGGGGATAACTTCTTCTTCCTCGACAAGATCTTCTACAACGGTGGCAAGGACTTCAGCAACGGTCCGAACACCTACTACGGTGAGTTCAGCCCGCGCATCTCGCTGGGCAAAGTGCTCGACCAGAAGATCGAGTTCGGCCCGATCAAAGACGTCCTGGTGGCGATGACTTACGAGTTCGGCGAAGGCGATACCGAGTCGTACCTGATCGGTCCAGGCTTCGACCTGGCCATCCCGGGCTTCGACTACTTCCAGTTGAACTTCTACCAGCGCCACACCCAAGGTGCTCGCGCCGGTGACAACGTCTGGCAGATCACCCCGGTCTGGTCCTACACCATCCCGGTCGGCAAGTCGGACATCCTGATCGACGGCTTCATGGACTGGGTCACCGACAACGACTCCAACTCCAAAGGCGATTACCACGCCAACCTGCACTTCAACCCGCAGATCAAATACGACTTGGGCAAGGCGTTGAGCTTCGGCGAGAAGCAGCTGTATGTCGGTGTGGAATACGACTACTGGAAAGACAAGTACGGCATCGACGACACCGGTGCGTTCAAGACCAATCAGAGCACCACGAGCTTCCTGGTGAAGTTCCACTTCTGA
- a CDS encoding patatin-like phospholipase family protein, which yields MSPAEPVTGLILSGGGARAAYQVGVLAAIAELLPLGADNPFPVIVGTSAGAINAVSLASGATDFRAAIERLTLFWQGFRSHRVLRSDWPGVIRQASRFVSHSLLGLGRQLPVALLNSSPLRELLNEKLHMPGIAESIARKQLHAVAVTAFGYESGQAVTFYQGGGKIDSWLRHRRIGVPTQLSVDHLLASSAIPLLFAPVKIGDEYFGDGAVRQSAPISPALHLGASRVLVVGVSGNPRGYDPQQPQERAYTGQQPTLAQIGGHMLNSTFIDSLESDIELLQRLNQFSHLVPAGTPTRELGVAPVEVLVISPSQPIDEIAARHRQELPAALRLFLRGPGATKTSGAGVLSYLLFEAGYCSELIDLGRRDALAKREELCRFLGLSESVVPV from the coding sequence ATGAGCCCAGCTGAACCGGTCACAGGTTTGATTCTTTCCGGCGGCGGGGCTCGGGCGGCGTATCAGGTGGGGGTATTGGCGGCGATTGCCGAGTTGCTGCCGTTGGGCGCGGACAATCCGTTCCCGGTGATCGTCGGTACTTCGGCCGGGGCGATCAATGCGGTCAGCCTCGCCAGTGGCGCTACCGATTTTCGCGCCGCCATCGAACGTCTCACCTTGTTCTGGCAAGGCTTTCGCAGCCATCGCGTGTTGCGCAGTGACTGGCCCGGGGTTATCCGTCAGGCCAGCCGCTTTGTCAGCCACAGCCTGCTCGGCCTCGGTCGGCAATTGCCGGTGGCGCTGCTCAACAGTTCGCCGCTGCGCGAACTGCTCAATGAAAAACTGCACATGCCCGGCATCGCCGAATCGATTGCGCGCAAGCAATTGCACGCGGTGGCGGTGACCGCGTTCGGCTACGAATCAGGACAAGCGGTGACGTTCTATCAGGGCGGCGGCAAGATCGATTCGTGGTTGCGGCATCGGCGCATCGGCGTACCGACGCAATTGTCGGTGGATCACTTGCTCGCCAGTTCGGCGATTCCGTTGCTGTTCGCGCCGGTGAAAATTGGCGATGAATACTTTGGCGATGGCGCGGTGCGGCAATCGGCGCCGATCAGCCCGGCGCTGCACTTGGGCGCGAGCCGGGTGCTGGTGGTCGGTGTCAGCGGCAATCCGCGCGGATATGATCCGCAGCAGCCGCAGGAGCGCGCCTACACCGGCCAGCAGCCAACGCTGGCGCAGATTGGCGGGCACATGCTCAACAGCACGTTCATTGACAGCCTCGAGAGCGACATCGAGTTGCTGCAGCGTCTCAACCAGTTCAGCCACTTGGTGCCCGCCGGCACACCGACGCGTGAATTGGGTGTGGCACCGGTGGAGGTGTTGGTGATTTCGCCGAGTCAGCCGATCGATGAGATCGCGGCGCGGCATCGCCAGGAATTGCCGGCGGCGTTACGTCTTTTTTTGCGTGGGCCGGGGGCGACCAAGACCAGTGGGGCGGGGGTGTTGAGTTATTTGCTGTTCGAGGCGGGGTATTGCAGCGAGTTGATTGATCTGGGGCGGCGTGATGCGCTGGCCAAACGTGAGGAGTTGTGCCGGTTTCTCGGACTATCCGAGTCGGTGGTTCCAGTCTGA
- a CDS encoding outer membrane protein OmpK codes for MIRTQTNVLLSGGLLAASQAMAGDLLLWQTNSLSYLYGKNFAINPSIQQTLTFEHADKWKYGDNFLFVDKIFYNGKEDANKGPHAFYGEFTPRFSFGKIFDQKLEFGPIKDVLLAMTYEYGEGDSEAYLIGPGFDLKVPGFNYVTLNIFRRQTEGPRPGDGVWQITPGWSYSFPLGNSDVLIDGYLDWVVDNDENSRGTYHANLHINPQIKYDLGKALGWSHKQLYVGTEYSYWKNKYGVENTHNFDTNQNTASLLVKVHF; via the coding sequence ATGATTCGCACGCAAACCAACGTTCTGTTGAGTGGCGGCCTGCTGGCCGCGAGTCAGGCCATGGCCGGCGATTTACTGCTGTGGCAGACCAACAGCCTCAGCTACCTGTACGGCAAGAATTTTGCGATCAACCCGTCGATTCAGCAGACGCTGACCTTCGAGCACGCCGACAAGTGGAAGTACGGCGACAACTTCCTGTTTGTCGACAAGATCTTCTACAACGGCAAAGAAGACGCGAACAAAGGCCCCCACGCCTTCTACGGTGAGTTCACCCCGCGCTTCTCGTTCGGCAAGATCTTCGACCAGAAACTCGAGTTCGGCCCGATCAAAGACGTCCTGCTCGCCATGACTTACGAGTACGGCGAAGGCGACAGCGAGGCCTATCTGATCGGCCCCGGTTTCGACCTCAAGGTGCCCGGTTTCAACTACGTCACCCTGAACATTTTCCGCCGCCAGACCGAAGGCCCGCGCCCCGGCGATGGCGTCTGGCAAATCACCCCCGGCTGGTCCTACAGCTTTCCCCTCGGTAATTCCGATGTGCTGATTGACGGCTATCTCGATTGGGTGGTCGACAACGATGAGAACTCGCGCGGCACCTATCACGCCAACCTGCACATCAACCCGCAGATCAAATATGACCTGGGCAAAGCCTTGGGCTGGAGCCACAAGCAACTGTATGTCGGCACCGAATACAGTTATTGGAAAAATAAATACGGCGTCGAAAACACCCACAACTTCGACACCAATCAGAACACCGCCAGCCTGCTGGTCAAGGTGCACTTCTAA
- the minD gene encoding septum site-determining protein MinD, whose protein sequence is MAKILVVTSGKGGVGKTTTSAAIGTGLALRGHKTVIVDFDVGLRNLDLIMGCERRVVYDFVNVVNGEANLQQALIKDKRLENLYVLAASQTRDKDALTVEGVEKVLMELKEQFEFVVCDSPAGIEKGAHLAMYFADEAIVVTNPEVSSVRDSDRMLGLLASKSRRAERGEDPIKEHLLITRYHPERVEKGEMLGVEDVKEILSVTLLGVIPESQAVLKASNQGVPVILDDQSDAGQAYSDTVDRLLGKEKAHRFLDVEKKGFFERLFGGR, encoded by the coding sequence TTGGCCAAGATTCTCGTGGTTACATCCGGCAAGGGTGGTGTGGGTAAGACCACCACCAGCGCCGCTATCGGTACCGGCCTCGCTCTGCGCGGCCACAAAACAGTGATCGTCGACTTCGACGTGGGCTTGCGTAACCTTGACCTGATCATGGGTTGCGAGCGCCGCGTGGTGTATGACTTCGTCAACGTGGTCAACGGCGAAGCCAACCTGCAACAGGCCCTGATCAAAGACAAGCGCCTGGAAAACCTCTACGTACTGGCCGCCAGTCAGACCCGCGACAAAGACGCGCTGACTGTCGAAGGCGTGGAAAAAGTCCTGATGGAGCTCAAGGAACAATTCGAGTTCGTCGTCTGCGACTCCCCGGCCGGCATCGAGAAAGGTGCGCACCTGGCTATGTACTTCGCTGATGAAGCGATCGTCGTGACCAACCCGGAAGTGTCCTCGGTACGAGATTCGGACCGCATGCTCGGCCTGCTGGCGAGCAAATCGCGTCGTGCCGAACGTGGCGAAGACCCGATCAAGGAACACCTGCTGATCACCCGCTACCACCCGGAGCGTGTTGAAAAGGGCGAAATGCTCGGCGTTGAAGACGTCAAGGAAATCCTCTCGGTAACGCTGCTCGGCGTGATCCCGGAATCCCAGGCGGTGCTCAAAGCATCCAACCAGGGCGTCCCGGTGATTCTCGACGACCAGAGCGATGCCGGTCAGGCTTACAGCGATACCGTCGACCGTTTGCTGGGCAAAGAAAAAGCCCACCGTTTCCTCGATGTCGAGAAGAAGGGATTCTTCGAGCGCCTGTTTGGAGGTAGGTAA
- a CDS encoding nucleobase:cation symporter-2 family protein has product MSELSKARIPDAPAIQRLPLLQLILVGLQHVLLMYGGAIAVPLIIGQAAGLSREEIAFLINADLLVAGVATIVQSMGIGPMGIRMPVMMGASFAAVGSMVAMAGMPGIGLQGIFGATIAAGFFGMLIAPFMSKVVRFFPPLVTGTVITSIGLSLFPVAVNWAGGGAAAAQFGSPIYLAIAALVLGTILLVHRFMRGFWVNISVLIGMCFGYILCGAIGMVDLSGMANAPWIQFVTPLHFGMPKFELAPILSMCLVVVIIFVESTGMFLALGKITGQEVCPRMLRRGLLCDAGASFVAGFFNTFTHSSFAQNIGLVQMTGVRCRSVTIVAGGLLIVLSLLPKAAFLVASIPPAVLGGAAIAMFGMVAATGIKILQEADIGDRRNQLLVAVSIGMGLIPVVRPEFFAHLPLWMSPITHSGIAMATLSALTLNLLFNILGGKERAAINDCHAHQH; this is encoded by the coding sequence ATGTCCGAGCTGTCCAAAGCGCGCATCCCCGACGCACCCGCCATTCAGCGATTGCCCCTTTTGCAACTGATCCTGGTCGGTCTGCAACATGTTCTGCTGATGTACGGTGGTGCCATCGCGGTGCCGCTGATCATTGGACAGGCCGCTGGCCTGAGTCGTGAAGAAATTGCCTTCCTGATCAACGCTGACCTCTTGGTCGCCGGTGTCGCCACCATCGTCCAGTCCATGGGCATCGGCCCGATGGGCATTCGCATGCCGGTGATGATGGGCGCCAGTTTTGCCGCTGTCGGCAGCATGGTCGCCATGGCCGGCATGCCCGGTATCGGCCTGCAAGGCATCTTCGGTGCGACGATCGCCGCCGGTTTCTTCGGCATGCTCATCGCGCCGTTCATGTCCAAAGTCGTGCGCTTCTTCCCGCCGCTGGTGACCGGCACGGTCATCACCTCGATCGGTTTGTCGCTGTTCCCCGTGGCCGTGAACTGGGCCGGTGGCGGCGCCGCCGCTGCGCAATTCGGCTCACCGATTTATCTGGCCATCGCTGCATTGGTGCTGGGCACTATCCTGCTGGTCCATCGCTTCATGCGCGGTTTCTGGGTCAACATTTCCGTACTGATCGGCATGTGCTTCGGCTACATCCTGTGCGGCGCGATCGGCATGGTCGACCTCAGCGGCATGGCCAACGCGCCATGGATTCAGTTCGTCACCCCGCTGCATTTCGGCATGCCGAAATTCGAACTCGCGCCGATCCTGTCGATGTGTCTGGTGGTAGTGATCATCTTCGTAGAATCCACCGGCATGTTCCTCGCGCTGGGCAAGATCACCGGCCAGGAAGTCTGCCCACGCATGCTGCGTCGCGGCTTGCTGTGTGATGCCGGCGCCTCGTTCGTGGCGGGTTTCTTCAACACGTTTACCCACTCCTCTTTCGCGCAGAACATCGGCCTGGTGCAGATGACCGGCGTGCGCTGCCGTTCGGTGACCATTGTTGCCGGTGGTTTGCTGATCGTGTTGAGCCTGTTGCCAAAAGCGGCGTTTCTGGTGGCGTCGATTCCTCCGGCGGTACTCGGCGGCGCAGCGATTGCGATGTTCGGCATGGTTGCCGCGACCGGCATCAAGATCCTGCAGGAAGCCGACATCGGTGACCGTCGCAACCAGTTGCTGGTCGCGGTGAGCATCGGCATGGGCCTGATCCCGGTGGTGCGTCCGGAATTCTTCGCGCACCTGCCGCTGTGGATGAGTCCGATTACTCACAGCGGCATCGCCATGGCCACGCTCAGCGCACTGACGCTGAACCTGCTGTTCAACATTCTCGGCGGCAAAGAGCGCGCAGCGATCAACGACTGCCATGCACACCAGCACTAA